CTGGCATGAAAATTGACTTCGATCTCCATACATGGAAAACGTCATAAGAGAACCGGACAAGATATTTAACATGCACAGAAGGCAAGATCTTTATTTACTAGGTTCAGTCAAAACCTATATTCCCTAGGTATTTCCATTTCTACCATCCTATCAACTCTATTATGTGCTTGTGTAACACAGGTCTATTCCCAACATTGTATGCACCTTCTAGGACTAAACAGTTATTTTTCCACCATAGAACATCCTATATGTGGCACACACGCTCATGGAAAAAATGATGCAtggctaaaaaaaattgacttgaATAATTattgttgtttaatttttttcacacttcCTTCAAAATGTACATTAACTTCTCTAGCTATCTACGCATATCACAAATAATTAACACAAACCACTTAAAAAGAGACGTCAATACATAGGGGATAAGTACTATCACAGGGattgtaaaagaaaaacatccctCGACTTTGAAACTGAAAGTTCAAATGTCGTTAATTTggttttgatgattaatgaAAAATCCAATCATTTAAGACCGATATTTTTATGAGCATTTCTTTGTCTAGTCTCATGTGGATATGAAAGTGGAAATTGTGATAGGTATGTAATAAACTCCACATGTTTTAAGCCTAtctctcttgtggatccaaaTATAGAATGAACTCCCCTAATTATTCATTATCATACATATATAGGACCATTTTCCTATGTGTCTGTGTGTGTGAACATCTTTAGGGGATCTCGTTCTATATTTTTAACTCAACTCTATATATTTAATATCGAGTTGACATCCAGCACCAAAAAGAAACAGATTGAAGGATCTATAATAAACAATTTGTAATTGTTGTTTTGATGATTTATGGCAAACTGATTTTGTGGGACTAACCTATTTTCACGGGTTGGTAAATAAATTGGCCCTGAGTTCATATGAGTTGAGATAGAAATATATATTGATGGTGGACCTAAAACACAACAAgtatgaaatgcatggagatcaaGCTATGTATATCACTCTCATTCTTCATCTACATACTGATATGTTCATATATATTATTTCCATTTGATTGACATAtgcatgtgagactaatgttttgttCGAGCCATATCTTGTTTAGTctctttacattgagaacatggagatgaTGAAGGTATGCTTCTATTAATGTCTATATTTGACAAATTTCTTGTATTCTTGTATAGGATAAGTTCCCAATGTTTCCTCTCTATTTATGCATACTCTTGCTTCACACAAATATTTTGTATGCATACATTTAGGAGAAGCAAATCATATACATTGTTATTTGATCCAAGTTATTCACTTACACTTGACTAAGATCTTTACATTTGAGTATATAACACTTGTGGTGCTGATTAATACTCATCGATTTATTTGTACCCTTTTATATATGAGATCAACTTGATAGAAGCCCATGACTCTCTATCTAAAAGTGGTCTTGGCCGTAAGCCAATTGGTGTAGTTGTAGCGAAGCGGCGTATATCTTTGGATAGCAAGCTACCTGATGTGATAATGCTACTAGTGCCCTCCACTCATGCCTGGTTTCACTAACCTATACCTATTCATGCAAGCTAAATCTTCTATTTGGCGTTGTTATGTGCTCGAAACAGCCAATTTGCTCGTATAGCTAACACAACCTATAGAGTTAATTTGGAGAGTGCTGCTATTCTTTCCAAATGGTTTCTAAATGCGGTATATTAATTCTTGTTGTAGACATCTGAGGAGAGGGGGAAGAAGAGTAGACTTACTACTATTGCAAATCAAAGGCAGAATCTAAATAGACATCAAACATCTAATCTGAACTCAAATCAAAGGCAGAATCTAAATAGACATCAAACATCTAATCTGAACTCTTTGACAATTAATAGATACCTATCATAGAGAAACCTTTCTCTAAGCTAGGAAGCTTGCTTCTTGTTCCAGATTTAATCTTATTCTAAAATAGGTTACTTTGCTTTCCGCTCTATCAGAAAACGTTCTAACGTATTGATTCCGTAATTCTATTTCAAAAAAGAGTGAGACTCAATCTCCTTATGCCATCCCACGCTACCGAAGAAGACTCTCTCCGTCTATGCGTCCTGAACCTGAAGATAGAGATCCCAACTAGAACTATTTGGACTAACAATTTCATTGAGTTTAATGAGAGAAATATGTCTCAACAATTGGAAAAGGTTTTGACGCTCAAGTGAGATCATGACACCTAAAGATATCAAGGATGATAAAGTGAATATATTGTCATGATAGACTGTGCAAGGTTATTTGAAGCTACAAGTAACATCAAttatttgaagaatatatggtGAAATAGTTTTGGTGTTGACATGCCATAAGACAAAGAAAGGAAGATTGCATGAAGGCATTCCTATTGGTATAATTATCTtcctatttacatttgagtaTAGGAATAtcatactattaagagggatgcaaCGTTGATGTGTTTGTGTATGTCTCGTTGCTCAAAGTGACCTATCCTAGTGCTAAGTTAAGAGAAACCCAAGTTTTAATATATCCATTGAGTGGTTTTAGACCTTGCTTTTGGCTAGGTTGGGAAGCCCTCTGAGTGAGCCTTACATATAGTCCAAGATCATAAAAAACAGACTTCCAACCAAAAAGTTGTGGTTGTTTTGGTGAGTCGCATTGGAAGTTCTAATGAAAATTGGATATTCCGATTTGACTTCGGAATATCCAATATGTGTAAGATCCCAGGATGAGGAGCTTTTGGTTGTGACCTTTGGGGTGTATGTGTGCTTTGAATATATCGGATATTTTGATATTTAAATTCAGTTGGAATATCCGATATGTGCACAAGGGCTAGTTTTGAGAAGCTCGGGTATATAAACCCCTCCACCCCTTTTTGAGTGGCTAATGTTCTTGATGAGGACATTACTAGCTCGGATATGACCATGGCTTCCTTATATATttatcaaccaaaggtgcattcTTTATATGTAAGATTtatatgttatatatttgaacaagcGTTATGATGAGGACATCTCAGCTACACATGATGTAAACAAGGGTGATGATTTACGTCATACATCACAtgaagaaaatgaaaatgacGTAAACCAAGTTGATGGATTACGCCTCAACAAGAATGATCAAACATACCATGGTCCAATCACACGCGGTCATGCTATGAAAATACAACAAGAGGTTTACACCCGAAGACATCATCCCTACACCGAGAAAGATGGGTTACATGGAGGATGACAAGGGTTAAGCCAAGCAGAAACCAGCTCATACATTATCAGTGGTTGTTTTGCAGCAACAAGAAGATAGATTACGCTGTAAGAGGTCATCTTCCAAGCCTTGTGCCATCCAGCCAGTCAAGAGATGGAGTGCATGGCATACATACTTGGAACGAGGCCCAAGTCTAGTTTCTAATGCATCAAACCCCACCTCAATATCATTTTCCAATGAAAAGTAGAGTATTTTTACTGAAGTTTGAGTAGGAGCTAAAGGGTTGTGCGCGAACCCAAGAAAACCTTTTGTATTCTCGTTTACGTTATCCTTGACCACTAGAACATGCCTTTTAATGTTCACACCTAAGCTAGGAGGGATGTTCCTAGTATACATACCCCTCTACTCCATCCATTAGACAACTTTTGTCCAATTGAAAACCTTATGTATGTGTCTTACCCCCTTGTTGTTGTGAGTTCTTTTGGACTTTTGACTTGTTTTATACCTTTTCCAAGTCTACTCCGACATCACcatgtcacttttggtccatataAGGCAAGAGGTGAAGTTTAGCACATTTTGGATTCGAATTATGGTCTCCTAACAGCATCAAATTCAAACAAACCTAGCCATTGATCCAGAAGGACTCTCGGGatccatgagtacttgttggaactTATGAAGTCTACTTTCATATGGTTCTAGTCCCATGTCAAAATTCCTCCTGATCTATCGAGAATCTATAAAACAAGTCGTGTACCTCATCTTGTCCGAGTTTGATTTGGGCTTTGGACCTTGTAATGTGTCGTGGGCTAAGCCCAAGAGGGTGCGCGCCTATGGCTAACCCTAGGATGCCCCTAATCATATTTTCAGTAGTTGTCATCGTTTAAAGTTGGGTTTTATTGACATTATTCTCCTATTGTGGTTCCATCTCTTAGTTCAatttgtggaaccccaacttGTGATATTCTTTTACCCTCTTGCTTGTGTTCTCCATTAGCTTACAGGAGATATCCTTCTTGGCGAGGTCAATCGCGTTCGACGCGGTTGAAACCAACAAAGTTGTGGTGTAGTGATTATGAGGAGTTCAATCGTTCTGGTCGGAGCCTTTGGATCATCAATGTCGAGATCTCCATAATCAACTTATCAATAtctttcggaagatcgggacctagaTGCTCATCAGTTCTTGAGCATGACATAGCCTTAGACTTTGTCATTCCTCTACCCTAGTGGTAAGTCTTTATTAGAGGGATTTGAGAAGATGAGAGATCTGGATTGAGAGATTCAGAAGTTGAAAACTTGTGAGCTTCACATCAAACTTTGAGCACTTAAGTTCATAGCAAACAAATCTTGGATTGTACCTTTTACTCTTGGGGACTAAGGTCTTCTAGATGGCTAGGTGTCTCCCGTAAGCACCCAAGATTGCAATGTGCCACAGGAAGTTAGTAAAGACTTCGATTTCGCCTCCGCAAGGGAAGAAATCTAGAGTAAATTGAggagtgtgtatatatatatgtgcaaccTCGTGAGGAAAAGGGTTGAAAGAGCTTCTATTTTAGGAAGCAAAGAGGACAGGAAAAAGTTCGGTAATCTTCTCTCGTTGGTGGGCATTTTCCTAACCTTTTTGCCCCTCAATCGAGACATAGTATCCATGGATCTAAACTTCGGGAAACAAATCACACACCCCTTCTCTTGGTTTGCTCATTCTTATCTTCTCTTAATATATTGTGCTTGAGCTTGTTTTTACCTTATTTACTTGTATGCTTAATTGATCTAATTGGTGACCTTATATCTTGCTTAGATACCTCGCTTGTCACCTTTTGATTCAgatacttttttttgtttgagcTTCAAGTTCATAGTCAGTATTTTTCTCATTTGACATCGGAAAGTTCGATCGAAAGTTTGTTCCGATTTAAACTGGAAGTTCATCTCTCTAATATACTATGAAGTTGTGATATTTTTGAGGAATGCCTATTTACTCCGCTCTAGGCAGCATCAAGGTCCTTCCAGAAACCAGGCATTTTACCCATCTTAACCATCAAAACTAGCCTAAACGCCCCCTAAGGGAGTAAGGGAACTGTAGTTCTTAATGGTGGTTTTCATGATTTTGATAATGAAAGATGTAGAAAGTAGCTAATTGTAAGTAGGAAAAAAAGTAGATgttcaaataataaaaaaaatcatcactaAAACCGCACAATATTTGCCATATTTTGACTAGATTTGATAGCCGAGGCTATAAATGTCTGATTTCATGATTAATTTTTAGATGTTAGTGTCTGATTCTATGGTTGATGGTTAATTTCATAGTTGATGGACTGAAAACCACTTCTTAAATCCTCTAGATAACAATATAACCACTTAATATTCTTCCACACACTTATAAAAGTATGATTATTATTGGAAGACATAAAATGAATTTACGATTGACAaagatataaaatttaaatttaaaagtatcCAAACTCAgttacaacaaataaaaccataCTATTTAGATATAAAATTTTAGGCCTCCATGTGTACCTTAGTCAAccgaaatttttaaattttccaTAAGCTTGAAATCTACCAAATACCACTTTACATTTAAACATAAAAAATACTAGAAAGAGAAAGTGCAAATACGGTATCGCTGGAATTTTCTTGTGTTTGAAGGAAAAGTAATAATAGATCAAGCATATGTAAagcatttttttaatcttaGATATAATGGAGTTGGTGTTTGAAACTGACAAATTAAGTTGACGCACATAAAAGAGAAAGCTATTAactcataattaattaagttttagttattacaaactttacaaattgatatatttgattaagttttagttattacaaactttgtaaattaatatatttaatatttttaagcaacttctgTATAAAAGGTTTTTCCACGgaatggaaaaaaaagggagcCGGAGTGTTCTTAGCCGCACGAATCGTAAAGGCTTTCTCTGCTCCTCTTGCTCATCGACGTCAGcgtccccaaaccctagcctagGGTTTAGCCGCCTCCGCTTCGATCGCttcctccgttgccgccgatcCCGCCGGCGAACGGCATGTGGCCGTCGCTCCGgcgagcagcagccgccgccggcggcgccaggTGAGCCGaatccttcctctcccctcctccccgctCCCTCGCGTTGCTCGGCTAGGCCTACGCCGCTCGCTGTCTCCCCCTCGAGACGCGCCCGCGTTGTTCAGGGATTAGGATCGTTCGATTCGGTGTCTTGAGGGGGGGGGAGTGTTGATGCTTCTTCTTAGTTCGGCGAGGATTGTGGATTGGCGTTATTAATTTCAGAAAAAGAAGATGACGTCACGAGTGAATAAGAAATATATGCATCTGATTCTGTGTGTCTGTAGATGCTGCTGTGAATTATGAAAACTCGCTTAGAaatgggaattttttttttgttaaagaGTTCCGTTTTAGGCACTGATCCATtctttgatttttattttatttgcccaCAGGTTCAAGAATGTTTCTCATTTGCTTCCTACATGTTCTGGATTAATGGATAATAACCTGAATGGTGGTTCTTTGAGGGGTCTGGGAGAAATTGGCTGCCAGGTGTCTTGTCAAGAACTCCCATTTGGTTATTCAGGAACTGGTTTCCCCTCGATTCGAAGACTTTCCTCAGAGCCTGCAGAAAGGCCATTCAGAAACAAAAATGATAGTGAGATATTGGGGGACGATGCGTCTGATCAACTACCAGATGACAACTTGGAATGTGATGACGAACTTGATCAACATAATGTTATGATTGATGCGAGTGAGACGAAGGCTAAGAATCTAAGGTCCCAGTTTCCTGCAATAGATCGTAGTGGTGACACAAAACTGCAAAATAAAACCTACAGGTCTTATCTTTTCCAAATTGTGTTGGATGCTCCCTCAAATTCTCTCAGGCATGTGCTCGATAAGTGGATTGAAGATGGTAACCAGCTTGAAAGAAACGACGCTATGCTGGTTTTGTTTCACCTCAAGAAACAACATATGTATCGGAAGGCTTTGCAGGTACCTGTTTTACTGACTAGGCAATCATGTATGTTGTGTGTTACCTCTCATAAAGTGAATGCTTCTAAAATATGCAACTATTGGTAAACCCAGCTGCTTTTGGAATTTAATCTAACTTATCACCCCACAAATACTATGAGTTCTTAATATTCGAACTATTCATGCATACTTTTCTTGTCTACTTATTACAAGCAGTAATTACTAGTTAGTATGGGGATTGTCTTGTATGCAGTATAGAACTGCATTGTAATTGTTCTATGTAAGTTGCTGATAGCCACATGAAGCTGAAATTTCTCGAGATGAGATTTCTGTGCATGTGGTATCTGTTCTCCTGGGATACTTTGAATTACTAAGTTCAAACAACATTTGGACTCCTGGCAGTGTTAGATCTTGGAAATGCGTATTGTGTTCTGTTATGAAACCCTCAAAATTGTACTGTTTTGGATCAACAATGCAGCATCTCTGTCTTCCTACTTTGATAAAACATAACTTTTTTCTTATTTACTGAAAATCTATAAAAGAAAACATTCCTTTTCTTCCAGCTAATAGCAGCACTTTGCTTGATGATGCCATTTGCTGATGAAGTTCCATTGCAACCTTAACAAAGCTAGGaatctataaaaatatattcttaTGTAATCTCATGACGCATGTGTTTCGATTCTCAATCTGAATAAATTTCAATTAAAGTTTAGCTTGGTTACTTAGTTAGGAAATGAGTTTAAGTGGACAAAGCTTCACAAGTTGTTGAACTAGCTTTTGCTATTCTCAATGTGGACGTACATTATAGGATCATCTTTACTTACACATGGGAGGGCCTATAGCTGGCTCTTTGGGGTATTTGAATATTCTCCAAGAATTCTGGTGCATTTACCGTTATTGCTTCTGTAAACATCGTAGCTAAATAATCCCAACGTATTACATAAGGTAAGTATTGTATAATAGTTCGGTTTTCCGCGATTTTTTCCATTCCTCTGTGTAAATAGCCTAAGTTTATTTCAGTAAGCCAATTGAAGAATGTAGTTTCCTTTAATCAACTATCTACTGATCTAGTGTGGTTGAAACATATCTTCCGTTATGTTGCTGCAGTTGCTTGTTCTAGAATAGAAGTAATTATGAACTTGAATTAACTCTTAATACTTTAAGACTCTTGGAATATTTCTTGGATCAATAAATAATCCAAGTGTTAATGAATTTTCATGTTTGAGTTCATCTGTTGGGCTGTTGGCACAATAAACCCCAATGCAGAATGGCCATTGACAAGTCTAAATCAGATGATCTATTTCAAACTTGCACTTTTGATATTCTGGAAAATGAGAGCACTCTTATATTATGAAGTACCATCATTGGCATGGCGATTAGTGGATACTTGAATGATAAATTGTAAAGTTAAAATTTCTGAAACAATCATCTAGAGAACAGGACTACTGTTTTCATTATAGAATAACATTAGCAGATGGTCCTTTTTGGAAAAGTATGTGTTTATTGGCAAAATCCTTTTGCACGTATCACCATgctagaaaataataaaaaaagagagagcatATATTTCATATAAAAGATTTGAAGAAAGGATGAAATATCAAGTTGCTAAATTACCAGCATCAATTTTACAGTTTGGCCTTTTGTGCCTTACTTGAATACTTGTGCATATCTTCATTAAAGGTTAGAAACCAGTTGAACAAGTTAGTCAGAATTcaattatattaatttagagCATTTCTAGCAAATGATATACTCTCTGAATAGGATATGCAATTCTAAGTCTCATGCAAGATCTACCCTGTTTCAAGTTTCAGAAATTGGAAGTTTGTAACCCAAACTTGGAACTTTGAGTTTCAGAGATGCTTGAAgcataaaatttcaaaattgaaTTTTAGGTCTTTCaaaaaaatacaaatgttaGTTTAATCCAATTGCGACCATGAGTTGTACTTTGCAAGTCGAAGCCTCAATTTCCAACTAcgcaaattttaaaatttaaatgcttTAGCTTTACTGATTTTATGATCAGAATGTTGAAGTCTTAATATGCCAAGATTTTGTGTACTTTCTCAGCAAGTTTGAAAGCTTGAAAAGAAGTTCCAAGTCTCAAATTTCAGCAGAAGTTCACAATGGTTTCAAAATGAATATAATTCAGTAAAACAAATGCGTTCATATTCCAAGCCTTGTCACCCATGGCTGGTCTGTCTTCTGCTTGTCGTTTATATCCAGACTTGGCAGTACTTCTTTCTCGCTATAGTTCGCTTAACACCTGCCACACTCGGTCAAGCCCATGGCAATCAGCTGCTGCATCTACCATGTCTAAGCACTGACCATCACTTGCCACAGCTTGGTGCTGCACCCTTGTCATGAATCATGATAGTTGCTCTGATTCGCCAAGCTACCTCAGCAGGTAGGTGAGAATGGCCCGTTGGTGCTTGGGTCAAGAAATTGAGACTGGTGATTGCTTCAAGGATGGAGTAGATGAAGGTGGTGCTACTGTTGAAAGCCAGATTGGCCATAGGGGCTGATGTACTTGGGGATTTCTGGTGCATGGTCAGCTGATTCAACACTGTTTGGGGATTCAGGGAATGCAAGCTTTGTGTTGTGGGAATGTGGGTAGGGTGAGGCAGTGAGCACTTCTTTTCTTAATTTAATCATGGTGTCATGGCTGTCCATTGGCTGCTAGTAAGAAGGGGTGGCTGACATTCTATCTTGTTGAAACATTAGGGAATGGTTCATCATTTGCAACTTTCTTTTCTTAATTTATATCCAAGCAGCTGCTCATTCATTGTTTTTTATTGCTCATTTAGTGCTGATAACATATCCATCCTCTGAATTATGGCTTATTAAATCGACAACGGCAAGAGTTAGGCCTCTGACAAACTGCAAGACGTCATTGACATGTGATTTTATGTCATTTAACCCATGCATTTTGTGTATGATTCAAACCATGAGGCCACTTCGGGAGATATCATTTTACATTTATAGATCACTGGGGGAAAATACACTATTCTTTAATACATCTGTGAATATTTGCAGTTCGTGGAGTGGATGGAAAGAGGAAAGTTACTCAATTTTGAAAAACGTGACTATGCTTGTCATCTTGATTTGATTGCACGGAGCCATGGTATTGAAACTGCTCAAAAGTATATTAAGAGGGTTCCACTACCTTTCAGGAATGAGGTACTCTATGAAACTCTAATTGTGAACTGTGTGTTGGCGGGCGATATCCAGAAAGCAGAAGAAGTCTTCAAGGAAATAAAAGACCTATGTTTGCGTTTAACTGTCACCCTCTGCAACCAAATGATACTGCTATACAAGAGGATTGCTCCTGGAAAGGTAGCTAGCGTACTCATGCTGATGGAAAAGGAAAATGTCAAGCCTTCTGCCTTTACATACAGACTGCTGATTGACTTGAAAGGGCGGTCAAATGACCTGGCAGGCATTGAGGTGGTCTTAAATGAGATGAAGGCTTATGGCATTGAGCCATCTACTTCAACTCAAACAATGGTTGCTAGGTTCTACATCCATGGTGGGCTCACAGAGAAAGCGGAAGCAGTTGTGAAGGAGATGGAAGCGCAGCTCTCGAATTCAAAGGACGGACGGCATGTCATCAAATCTCTTCTTCACCTCTATGCTGCCCTCAACAAGCCAAATGATGTGGCCAGAATATGGGAAATGTGCACAGAACCTATGCTGGAGGATTTCTTGTCTGCAATCAAGGCATGGGGTGAACTCGGGCTTATTGAAAAAGCAGAGGAGACCTTTGAGGCGATGGCGAACGCACCAGAAAAGCTATCTTCCAAGTACTACAATGCGATGCTGAATGTGTACGCGCAGAATAAACTTCTTTCTAAGGGCAAACAGTTTGTGGAAAGGATGTGCCGTGATGGGTGCCCGAACGGTCCTCTAACCTGGGATGCACTCATCAATCTCTATGTGAATTCAGGTGAGGTGGAGAAAGCCGACTCATTCCTCCTGAATGTGGCAGAAGAAAATCCTGACAGAAAGCCGCTTTTCACCTCGTACTTCTTCTTGATGAAGGGATATGCGAAAAGGGGTGATATCCATAACACTGAGAAGATATTTGATAGGCTGAAGAATGTCGGGTACGCACCAAGGCCACTACATTATGCTGTTCTTCTTGAAGCGTATGTCAATGCCAAAGTTCCAGCCCATGGGTTCTTGGAGAGGATGAGAGGTGACAATGTGCGCCCAACAAAGAAAATCGTTACATCTCTTGACACCTTACAGAAAGGATGGATTGCAGGCTTAGACTgaattttctctcttttgttcTTGGGATGGATCACACGATGCATTTCTTGAGTAGTTTTACAGAACAGAGACTACTTGGAGCCCGGTAAACTGCACAGCAGAAGAATCAATTTTGCTTTTGATGTCTTCCAGATTTGATTTTGTG
The window above is part of the Oryza sativa Japonica Group chromosome 7, ASM3414082v1 genome. Proteins encoded here:
- the LOC4342742 gene encoding pentatricopeptide repeat-containing protein At1g80270, mitochondrial; its protein translation is MWPSLRRAAAAAGGARFKNVSHLLPTCSGLMDNNLNGGSLRGLGEIGCQVSCQELPFGYSGTGFPSIRRLSSEPAERPFRNKNDSEILGDDASDQLPDDNLECDDELDQHNVMIDASETKAKNLRSQFPAIDRSGDTKLQNKTYRSYLFQIVLDAPSNSLRHVLDKWIEDGNQLERNDAMLVLFHLKKQHMYRKALQFVEWMERGKLLNFEKRDYACHLDLIARSHGIETAQKYIKRVPLPFRNEVLYETLIVNCVLAGDIQKAEEVFKEIKDLCLRLTVTLCNQMILLYKRIAPGKVASVLMLMEKENVKPSAFTYRLLIDLKGRSNDLAGIEVVLNEMKAYGIEPSTSTQTMVARFYIHGGLTEKAEAVVKEMEAQLSNSKDGRHVIKSLLHLYAALNKPNDVARIWEMCTEPMLEDFLSAIKAWGELGLIEKAEETFEAMANAPEKLSSKYYNAMLNVYAQNKLLSKGKQFVERMCRDGCPNGPLTWDALINLYVNSGEVEKADSFLLNVAEENPDRKPLFTSYFFLMKGYAKRGDIHNTEKIFDRLKNVGYAPRPLHYAVLLEAYVNAKVPAHGFLERMRGDNVRPTKKIVTSLDTLQKGWIAGLD